From Bacteroidota bacterium, a single genomic window includes:
- a CDS encoding T9SS type A sorting domain-containing protein has translation MPIREDDDEINGFELTIADGTATLQEFEAQTLFEMKKALNEKLELYPDLKNGNTVLTDFYNTTEASTIGDLKEVKKTLTEKTAGEVTLETAIINEQITSDNKFHDAKAAMDAITNATVILQSDIDAYLLACTALEVSQSTANQSSVQLAVIDKVKKEIASNQNNNVQANEVHEANIKTVNAIAIKYKINAALSEDDKITLYDIAVQCPFNGGVGVYQSRAILSHFYDDMGYNDEATCMLDGYSMRTINTNNSAISFSFDIVPNPAKDYFEIKAEGIDVKGKLLTILDAYGHVVKSQILSNENTNRIKTNGLTNGIYFVAIANGSVQQFQKLVIVK, from the coding sequence TTGCCTATAAGGGAAGATGATGATGAAATCAATGGGTTTGAATTAACGATTGCAGATGGTACTGCTACATTACAAGAGTTTGAGGCACAGACACTTTTCGAAATGAAAAAGGCATTGAACGAAAAACTTGAATTATATCCTGATTTAAAAAACGGCAATACAGTATTGACTGATTTTTATAACACTACAGAAGCAAGTACAATAGGTGATTTGAAAGAAGTAAAAAAGACCTTAACCGAAAAAACCGCTGGCGAAGTAACACTTGAAACTGCTATAATAAATGAGCAAATTACAAGTGACAATAAATTCCATGATGCAAAAGCAGCTATGGATGCAATAACAAATGCAACCGTAATATTGCAAAGTGATATTGATGCGTATTTATTGGCTTGTACAGCATTAGAAGTTAGCCAAAGTACTGCCAACCAAAGCAGTGTGCAATTAGCCGTTATTGATAAAGTAAAAAAAGAAATAGCCAGTAACCAAAATAACAATGTACAAGCCAATGAGGTGCACGAGGCTAACATAAAAACTGTAAATGCAATAGCAATTAAGTATAAAATAAATGCAGCATTAAGCGAAGATGATAAAATCACCTTATATGATATAGCAGTGCAATGCCCATTTAATGGAGGAGTAGGGGTATATCAATCGCGCGCCATATTATCGCACTTTTATGATGATATGGGTTACAATGATGAAGCCACTTGCATGCTCGATGGTTATAGTATGCGTACAATAAATACAAACAATTCTGCAATTTCTTTTTCATTTGATATTGTACCCAACCCGGCAAAAGATTATTTTGAAATCAAAGCAGAAGGGATTGATGTAAAAGGAAAATTGCTAACTATACTTGATGCTTATGGGCATGTAGTAAAGTCTCAAATATTATCAAATGAAAATACAAACCGGATAAAAACCAATGGATTAACCAATGGAATATATTTTGTAGCTATTGCCAATGGCAGTGTGCAACAATTCCAAAAGCTTGTTATTGTAAAATGA
- a CDS encoding MCE family protein, protein MKYGREIKIGILLTVAVASGLWGINYLKGSEMFSSNVHVTVQYDNVSGLVESNGVLLNGYKIGQVYKRRFLPDNSGKIEVTLEMKKSIFVSDDAIATIINSDLLGGKAVQIDLGISKNPVQDKGVLRGALQPGLGDQIAPFRDKASNLMGSVDSLSHNLNVVFNRENQVAMAQSIKNLETITQNFTELSKSNGSLALALSNIKSITDNIKNQNQKIEEAIGNLNNLSKQLSEAKLSETVNNLEKTSGELNAVFSKAKQRRRNCRQITQR, encoded by the coding sequence GTGAAATACGGCAGAGAAATTAAAATTGGAATTTTACTCACAGTAGCTGTTGCGTCAGGCTTGTGGGGAATTAACTACCTCAAAGGTTCTGAAATGTTTTCGAGCAATGTTCACGTTACGGTGCAGTATGATAATGTAAGCGGATTGGTTGAGTCAAACGGTGTTTTGCTAAATGGCTATAAAATAGGTCAGGTATACAAACGCAGGTTTTTGCCTGACAATTCAGGAAAAATTGAAGTTACTCTTGAAATGAAAAAATCAATTTTTGTATCTGACGATGCCATTGCTACCATTATCAACAGCGATTTATTGGGAGGCAAGGCAGTGCAAATAGATTTAGGAATCAGCAAAAACCCTGTTCAGGATAAGGGAGTATTGCGCGGAGCCTTGCAACCGGGCCTTGGCGATCAAATTGCACCTTTTAGAGATAAAGCATCTAATTTAATGGGATCAGTAGATTCATTATCTCATAATTTAAATGTTGTTTTTAACAGAGAAAATCAGGTGGCAATGGCGCAATCGATTAAAAATCTTGAAACCATTACACAAAATTTCACTGAATTAAGCAAATCAAATGGCTCGTTAGCGCTTGCTTTATCTAACATAAAATCAATTACTGATAATATTAAAAATCAAAATCAGAAAATTGAAGAAGCCATAGGTAATCTGAATAATCTAAGCAAGCAACTTTCCGAAGCAAAGTTGAGCGAAACGGTAAATAACCTTGAAAAAACATCCGGCGAACTAAATGCTGTTTTTAGCAAAGCTAAACAGCGGAGAAGGAACTGCAGGCAAATTACTCAACGATGA
- a CDS encoding succinate dehydrogenase cytochrome b subunit, which translates to MNNLLGIFTSSIGRKVLMSLTGLFLVLFLLIHVVGNLQLFRNDDGYAFNTYTILMTSNPLIKTVSYLLYATIVAHAVLALVLTLKNMSARKKGYGQTSGATSKWSARNMGILGTIILVFIVVHMSNFWYEYKFSEVPWAQYLTNLETNETTFTDITDMVKQMPEKPNFKSQEFSAGANKVLIIKNLYHEVKTDFQNELWLVCLYVFSMIALSFHLLHGFQSAFQTLGIRHKTYTPIIKFVGYAFGIIVPILFAAMPLYFYFNK; encoded by the coding sequence ATGAATAATTTATTGGGAATATTCACATCCTCAATTGGACGCAAGGTTTTAATGTCACTTACAGGGTTGTTCCTGGTTTTGTTTTTACTCATACACGTGGTTGGCAACTTGCAGTTGTTTCGTAATGACGATGGGTATGCCTTCAATACCTACACCATACTAATGACTTCCAACCCGCTTATCAAGACTGTATCGTATCTGCTTTATGCTACTATTGTAGCACATGCAGTATTGGCTTTGGTACTCACGCTTAAAAACATGAGTGCCCGCAAAAAGGGATATGGACAAACAAGCGGTGCTACAAGCAAATGGTCGGCTCGTAATATGGGAATACTGGGAACCATAATTCTTGTTTTTATTGTTGTACACATGAGCAATTTTTGGTACGAGTACAAATTTAGCGAAGTACCATGGGCTCAATATCTTACCAACCTTGAAACCAATGAAACCACCTTTACAGATATTACCGACATGGTGAAGCAAATGCCTGAGAAACCTAACTTTAAGTCACAAGAATTTTCAGCAGGAGCAAATAAGGTTTTAATAATCAAAAATCTGTATCACGAGGTAAAAACCGATTTTCAAAATGAACTATGGTTGGTATGCTTATATGTATTTAGTATGATAGCTCTATCGTTTCATCTATTGCACGGTTTTCAAAGTGCTTTTCAAACGTTGGGTATCAGACATAAGACTTATACACCCATTATTAAATTTGTGGGATATGCCTTTGGAATAATTGTTCCAATTCTGTTTGCTGCCATGCCTTTGTATTTCTATTTCAACAAATAA
- a CDS encoding DUF479 domain-containing protein gives MNYLAHIYLSGENELIQIGNFIADQLKGVDKSMFHPDIQKGILLHKHIDSYTDSHPRVHQTKKRLHPTVGKYAPVVSDLYYDHFLAIQWQQYHHQPLLHYTQQFYDLLHQHKAILPERTRYILNYIEPNNWLYNYQYIEGMQNVFRGMSRRARFDNNMEHATNYLVADYAEYEQDFNSFFPDLIVSCKQFCLTNSF, from the coding sequence ATGAATTACCTTGCACACATATACCTCTCCGGTGAAAACGAGCTGATTCAAATTGGAAATTTTATTGCTGATCAACTAAAGGGTGTGGACAAAAGCATGTTTCATCCCGATATTCAAAAAGGGATTTTGTTGCATAAGCACATTGACAGCTACACCGATTCGCATCCGCGCGTACACCAAACCAAAAAGAGGCTGCACCCTACGGTAGGCAAGTATGCACCGGTTGTGTCAGATTTATATTATGATCACTTTTTGGCAATACAATGGCAACAGTATCATCATCAGCCTTTGTTGCATTATACGCAGCAATTTTACGACTTGCTTCACCAACACAAAGCTATTTTGCCCGAGCGCACGCGCTATATCCTCAATTACATCGAACCTAACAATTGGCTTTATAATTATCAGTATATCGAAGGCATGCAAAATGTTTTTCGTGGTATGAGCCGCAGAGCCCGTTTTGACAACAATATGGAACATGCTACCAACTATCTGGTTGCCGATTATGCGGAATACGAACAAGATTTTAATTCCTTTTTCCCTGACTTGATAGTAAGCTGCAAGCAATTCTGTTTAACCAATAGTTTCTAA
- a CDS encoding fumarate reductase/succinate dehydrogenase flavoprotein subunit: MLDSRIPPGPLADKWKNAKFKYKLVNPANKRKYDILIVGTGLAGASAAASLAELGYNVKTFCFQDSPRRAHSIAAQGGINAAKNYRNDGDSVHRLFYDTLKGGDYRAREANVHRLAEVSVNIIDQCVAQGVPFAREYGGLLDNRSFGGAQVSRTFYAKGQTGQQLLLGAYSAMNRQIKSGQIKSYTRHEMLDLVVVDGHARGIIVRDMVTGAIERHSGHAVLLCTGGYGNVFYLTTYARGSNTTAIWRAHKRGAFFGNPCYTQIHPTCIPVSGDHQSKLTLMSESLRNDGRIWVPKNLSDVEALRSGKKKGSDIPEDDRDYYLERRYPAFGNLVPRDVASRAAKERCDAGYGVNVTGQAVYLDFASNMKEKYGKQEATKLGIKNPTDAQMIEFGKAVVAEKYGNLFDMYKQITGEDPYVEPMQIYPAVHYTMGGLWVDYHLQTTIKGLFALGEANFSDHGANRLGASALMQGLADGYFVIPSTIGDYLADIERKPISAQSPEFDEAENAVKNRVQQLLATKGTKTVHEYHRELGLIMWNHCGMERTESGLKEGLEKLKVLKTDFWKNVNVPGSGDELNQNLEKASRVADLIELGQLMMMDALDRNESCGGHFRAEFQDDEGEALRDDEKYSYAAAWQYMGEDVPQQLHKEDLNYEFVQRSQRSYK; this comes from the coding sequence ATGCTCGACTCACGAATTCCTCCAGGGCCATTGGCCGATAAGTGGAAAAATGCTAAGTTTAAGTACAAACTAGTAAATCCGGCTAACAAGCGTAAGTATGATATACTTATAGTAGGAACCGGATTGGCAGGAGCTTCTGCAGCTGCATCACTGGCCGAGTTAGGGTACAATGTGAAAACATTTTGTTTTCAGGATAGTCCGCGCAGGGCACACAGTATTGCCGCTCAAGGAGGTATTAATGCTGCAAAAAATTATCGTAATGATGGCGATAGTGTTCATCGCTTATTTTATGATACACTCAAAGGTGGTGATTACCGTGCCCGCGAAGCTAATGTTCATCGTCTGGCCGAAGTAAGCGTTAACATTATTGATCAATGCGTGGCTCAAGGCGTACCTTTTGCCCGCGAATATGGCGGACTACTTGATAATCGCTCTTTTGGTGGTGCACAGGTGTCACGAACCTTTTATGCGAAAGGTCAAACCGGACAACAATTATTGTTGGGAGCATACTCTGCCATGAATCGTCAGATTAAGTCGGGGCAAATAAAATCATACACGCGCCACGAAATGCTTGACCTTGTGGTTGTTGATGGCCACGCCCGTGGCATCATTGTTCGCGATATGGTTACAGGTGCTATTGAACGCCATTCCGGCCATGCAGTATTATTATGCACCGGTGGCTATGGCAACGTTTTTTACCTTACAACCTATGCTCGTGGTAGCAATACCACTGCCATATGGCGTGCGCACAAGCGTGGTGCATTCTTTGGGAATCCTTGTTACACGCAAATACATCCTACCTGCATACCGGTAAGTGGCGATCATCAGAGTAAGCTTACACTGATGAGTGAATCTTTGCGTAACGATGGCCGTATATGGGTGCCCAAGAATTTATCAGATGTAGAAGCCTTGCGCTCAGGCAAGAAAAAAGGAAGTGATATACCTGAAGATGACCGTGATTACTACCTCGAAAGAAGGTACCCTGCGTTCGGAAATCTGGTGCCACGTGATGTAGCATCACGTGCAGCTAAAGAGCGCTGCGATGCCGGTTATGGCGTAAACGTTACCGGACAAGCTGTTTACCTTGACTTTGCCAGCAATATGAAAGAGAAGTATGGCAAACAAGAAGCCACCAAACTCGGAATTAAAAACCCTACCGATGCCCAAATGATTGAATTTGGAAAAGCGGTTGTTGCCGAGAAATATGGTAACCTCTTCGATATGTATAAGCAGATAACAGGAGAAGATCCCTATGTAGAGCCCATGCAGATTTATCCTGCCGTGCATTACACTATGGGAGGATTATGGGTTGACTATCATTTGCAAACCACCATTAAAGGTTTATTCGCATTAGGCGAAGCAAACTTTAGCGACCATGGAGCTAACAGATTAGGCGCCAGTGCACTCATGCAAGGTCTGGCCGATGGGTATTTTGTTATTCCTTCAACCATTGGCGACTACCTGGCCGATATTGAAAGGAAACCAATTTCGGCACAAAGCCCGGAATTTGACGAGGCTGAAAATGCTGTTAAAAACAGGGTACAACAACTATTAGCTACAAAGGGAACCAAAACAGTACACGAGTATCATCGTGAACTTGGTTTAATAATGTGGAATCATTGTGGCATGGAACGTACCGAAAGCGGCTTGAAAGAAGGCTTGGAAAAACTTAAAGTCTTGAAGACCGACTTTTGGAAAAATGTAAATGTGCCAGGAAGTGGCGATGAGCTTAATCAGAATCTTGAAAAAGCTTCACGTGTTGCCGATCTTATTGAGCTTGGACAGCTAATGATGATGGACGCCCTCGACCGTAACGAAAGCTGTGGAGGTCACTTCCGTGCTGAGTTTCAGGACGATGAAGGAGAGGCGCTACGCGATGATGAGAAATACAGCTATGCAGCAGCATGGCAATATATGGGCGAAGATGTACCTCAACAATTACACAAAGAAGATCTCAACTATGAGTTTGTGCAACGCAGTCAGCGGAGTTATAAGTAA
- a CDS encoding NAD-dependent epimerase/dehydratase family protein has protein sequence MKILITGATGLLGSHLAVKLLKSSHELFGARREKSSLKLLNGLAVQNGVEVNRITWEIGDLTDPTYTDTVTQGMDIVIHTAAYVSFTNNDYDLLIRNNADATANVANSCLRQGVQRLIHISSIAALGDAPGREIDENTPRATDAYVTTYGLSKYLAEMHVWRAFAEGLQGVILNPSLIIGQGNWTNDSSALIGRIAKGLNFYPGGCTGMVDVNDVVTVITTVLESTVNNERYIVNGDNICYKELFEKIALNLGVKPPSIYARPWMTSFAARVEWVYGLLTGHEPIVSKDVAAASQRRARYSNYKAVKQLGVTFTKSDETLKRVCSEYLQSK, from the coding sequence ATGAAAATACTTATAACCGGAGCAACCGGATTGTTAGGCTCGCACCTTGCCGTTAAGCTCTTAAAGAGTAGTCATGAATTGTTTGGCGCAAGAAGAGAAAAATCGTCACTTAAACTACTAAACGGGTTAGCAGTGCAAAATGGTGTTGAGGTAAACCGTATAACATGGGAGATAGGCGACTTAACCGACCCTACGTATACGGATACAGTTACACAAGGCATGGATATAGTAATTCATACTGCGGCCTATGTATCATTTACCAATAATGATTACGATTTACTTATTAGGAATAATGCTGATGCAACGGCTAATGTTGCCAACAGTTGCCTTCGCCAAGGGGTGCAGCGGTTAATTCACATTAGCTCCATAGCCGCTCTGGGCGATGCCCCGGGCCGCGAAATTGATGAGAACACACCACGCGCAACGGATGCATATGTTACGACCTATGGCCTTAGTAAGTACCTGGCCGAAATGCATGTTTGGCGAGCCTTTGCCGAAGGTTTGCAAGGGGTTATTCTCAACCCCTCTCTTATTATTGGACAGGGTAATTGGACTAACGATTCATCAGCGCTTATTGGCCGCATTGCTAAAGGGCTTAACTTTTATCCGGGTGGGTGTACAGGTATGGTGGATGTAAATGATGTAGTAACAGTCATTACCACTGTTTTAGAATCAACTGTAAACAATGAGCGTTACATAGTTAACGGTGATAATATATGCTACAAAGAGCTGTTTGAAAAAATAGCCTTAAATCTGGGTGTGAAGCCACCATCCATTTATGCGCGACCATGGATGACATCGTTTGCCGCAAGAGTTGAATGGGTGTATGGCCTGCTTACCGGGCATGAGCCCATAGTTAGTAAAGATGTTGCAGCAGCCTCGCAACGCAGGGCCAGATATTCCAACTATAAAGCAGTTAAGCAATTGGGAGTAACATTTACAAAATCAGATGAAACGCTTAAACGTGTTTGCAGCGAATATTTACAAAGCAAATAA
- a CDS encoding (Fe-S)-binding protein — MNEKPFSEILVESIPQIFFAILLSIGLALFIKNIQKLIRNINLGRDKVINDRRSERWRTMAMVALGQSKMMTRPVAGFFHILIYAGFIIINIEVLEIILDGIFGTHRLFEFLGPLYNFLIGGFEILALLVLVACVVFLMRRNVLKLKRFWMREMTSFPRTDANLILITEIVLMSLFLFMNASDSILQKRGIAHYVEAGSFPVSKIFVPLLTDFSSSALIAIERFCWWLHIIGILAFMNYLPYSKHLHILFAFPNTWYSDLDAKGKFNNLESVTQEVKLMLDPSLPPPASDGTAQRFGAKDVQDLTWKQLMDAYSCTECGRCTSQCPANITGKKLSPRKIMMDTRDRLDEVGKQVDMHGIEYKDGKALLGDYITEEELWACNTCNACVQACPVNINPLSIIMDMRRYLVMEQSAAPAELNGMFTKIENNQAPWQFSPADRMNWAQEN, encoded by the coding sequence ATGAATGAAAAACCGTTTTCCGAAATTCTTGTTGAATCTATTCCGCAAATATTTTTTGCCATACTCTTATCCATTGGCCTTGCACTCTTTATAAAAAATATTCAAAAGCTTATTCGCAACATCAATCTGGGTAGGGATAAAGTGATAAACGATAGAAGGAGCGAGCGTTGGCGCACCATGGCTATGGTGGCGCTGGGGCAATCAAAAATGATGACACGACCTGTGGCCGGTTTTTTTCACATCTTAATATATGCCGGTTTTATTATTATCAATATAGAAGTACTCGAAATTATACTTGATGGAATTTTTGGAACACATCGCTTGTTTGAATTTCTGGGGCCGTTGTATAATTTTCTCATAGGTGGTTTCGAAATTCTTGCCTTGCTAGTACTGGTGGCCTGTGTAGTTTTTTTAATGCGCAGGAATGTACTCAAGCTAAAGCGATTTTGGATGCGTGAGATGACCAGTTTTCCTCGTACCGATGCCAACCTCATCCTCATCACCGAAATTGTATTGATGTCCTTATTTCTGTTTATGAATGCAAGCGATAGCATATTGCAAAAGCGCGGTATTGCACATTATGTTGAGGCAGGAAGTTTTCCGGTAAGCAAAATCTTTGTTCCATTGCTCACAGATTTTAGTTCGTCTGCACTAATCGCTATAGAGCGTTTTTGCTGGTGGCTTCATATCATTGGCATACTTGCATTTATGAACTACCTGCCATACAGCAAACATCTGCACATTCTCTTTGCTTTTCCTAATACGTGGTATAGTGATCTGGATGCCAAAGGAAAATTTAATAATTTGGAAAGTGTAACACAAGAAGTAAAACTAATGCTTGATCCATCGCTGCCACCACCTGCAAGTGATGGCACAGCACAACGCTTTGGTGCCAAGGATGTGCAAGACCTTACATGGAAGCAATTGATGGATGCTTACTCATGCACCGAATGTGGCAGATGTACATCGCAATGCCCAGCAAATATTACAGGTAAAAAATTATCGCCACGCAAAATTATGATGGACACCCGCGACCGATTGGATGAAGTGGGCAAACAAGTTGATATGCATGGTATTGAGTACAAAGACGGGAAGGCATTACTTGGCGACTATATTACTGAAGAAGAATTGTGGGCTTGCAATACATGCAACGCATGTGTGCAGGCGTGCCCCGTTAACATAAACCCGCTATCAATAATTATGGATATGCGCAGGTATTTGGTAATGGAACAAAGTGCAGCACCTGCCGAGTTAAATGGCATGTTTACTAAGATAGAAAACAATCAGGCACCCTGGCAGTTTTCGCCAGCCGATCGAATGAACTGGGCACAGGAAAATTAA
- a CDS encoding T9SS type A sorting domain-containing protein → MQNLVGHFLASDNRIYIPAFGFCRRNIHVIDSPDVVGIGCKVLQNKIIMPRFHRGTIPNYPNYRLGPLPGSVCDTLGLGVPPAGTKPIVSIVPNPAKDYFEINVGTISLKNKMLKIFDGYGNLLKSVMLTNDTNNRVSTAELSNGIYFIAIDNGAIDQYQKLVIVK, encoded by the coding sequence ATGCAAAATTTAGTTGGCCATTTTTTAGCATCTGATAATCGTATTTATATACCGGCATTCGGTTTTTGCAGACGCAATATTCATGTTATAGATTCACCTGATGTAGTTGGTATAGGGTGCAAGGTTTTACAAAATAAAATTATTATGCCGCGGTTTCACAGAGGCACTATACCAAATTATCCAAATTATAGGCTTGGCCCTTTGCCGGGCAGTGTGTGCGATACATTGGGGTTGGGTGTACCGCCTGCCGGCACAAAGCCAATTGTTTCTATTGTACCAAACCCGGCAAAAGATTATTTTGAAATAAATGTAGGAACCATTAGTTTGAAAAATAAAATGCTAAAAATATTTGATGGGTATGGTAATTTGCTCAAATCAGTAATGTTGACAAATGATACCAACAACCGAGTTAGCACAGCGGAGTTAAGTAATGGGATATATTTTATTGCAATTGACAATGGAGCCATTGACCAATATCAAAAACTTGTGATAGTAAAATAG
- a CDS encoding T9SS type A sorting domain-containing protein produces the protein MKQKLIIYFLFCTALTQAQNKMDNWWYLGSSIGVHPLSGGCSINFTYDSASVDTTPIDNDLLWTLSMISDSSGNLLFYNDMKRVYDRDNNIMPNGDTLMNTWSVLSPNVGGGPQGSIILPLIDSIPTYYLFSVSGEKDLGPLLLPAHLYLAKIDMSLNNGLGAVVSKNQALNYAKMDFYINAVKHGNGRDWWVLCHSAEGDTFYTFLLTPYGVDGPFTQVYGHINTWAGGHSSQYVQYFSPDGTKYVNSSNRRINLYDFDRCTGLLSNWQEKKIWAAPAFSPNGQVLYLSTGLVIEQYDLSKTNWKATRDTVAVFDSIVFDSCDYAKFSWPFLASDNRIYIPAFGFCRRNIHVIDSPDVVGVGCKVLQNKIIMPKFHSGTIPHYPNYRLGPLPGSVCDTLGLGVPPAGTKPIVSIVPNPAKDYFEINVGTISLKNKMLKIFDGYGNLLKSVMLTNDTNNRVSTAELSNGIYFIAIDNGAIDQYQKLVIVK, from the coding sequence ATGAAACAAAAACTAATTATTTATTTTTTATTCTGCACTGCCTTAACCCAAGCCCAAAACAAAATGGATAATTGGTGGTACTTAGGATCATCCATAGGAGTCCATCCACTCAGTGGAGGTTGCAGTATTAATTTCACTTACGACTCAGCCTCAGTAGATACTACCCCGATTGATAATGATTTGCTTTGGACTTTGAGTATGATAAGTGACAGTAGTGGCAATTTGTTATTTTACAATGATATGAAGCGCGTATATGACAGAGATAACAATATTATGCCAAATGGCGATACATTAATGAATACCTGGAGTGTACTAAGCCCGAACGTAGGTGGGGGGCCTCAAGGTAGTATTATATTACCTTTAATTGACTCTATTCCTACCTATTATTTATTCTCTGTATCGGGTGAAAAAGATTTGGGACCTTTGTTACTTCCTGCTCACTTATACTTAGCAAAAATAGATATGTCACTCAATAATGGATTGGGGGCAGTTGTAAGCAAAAATCAAGCGTTAAACTATGCAAAAATGGATTTTTATATTAACGCTGTAAAGCACGGTAATGGACGAGATTGGTGGGTATTATGTCATTCGGCTGAAGGTGATACTTTTTACACCTTTTTACTAACACCTTATGGGGTAGATGGTCCTTTTACACAGGTTTATGGACACATTAATACATGGGCTGGGGGCCATAGTTCTCAATATGTTCAGTATTTCTCTCCCGATGGAACTAAGTATGTAAACTCCTCCAATAGGCGCATAAACCTTTATGATTTTGACCGTTGTACTGGTTTACTAAGCAATTGGCAAGAAAAAAAAATATGGGCAGCACCGGCTTTTTCACCCAATGGTCAAGTGCTTTATCTATCAACTGGTTTAGTAATTGAACAGTATGACTTATCTAAAACTAATTGGAAGGCAACTCGCGATACTGTCGCGGTATTCGATTCCATTGTCTTTGACAGTTGCGACTATGCTAAATTTAGTTGGCCATTTTTAGCATCTGATAATCGTATTTATATACCGGCATTTGGTTTTTGCAGACGCAATATTCATGTTATAGATTCACCAGATGTAGTTGGAGTTGGGTGTAAGGTTCTACAAAATAAGATTATTATGCCAAAGTTTCATAGTGGTACTATACCTCATTATCCCAATTACAGGCTTGGCCCTTTGCCTGGTAGTGTGTGCGATACATTGGGGTTGGGTGTACCGCCTGCCGGCACAAAGCCAATTGTTTCTATTGTACCAAACCCGGCAAAAGATTATTTTGAAATAAATGTAGGAACCATTAGTTTGAAAAATAAAATGCTAAAAATATTTGATGGGTATGGTAATTTGCTCAAATCAGTAATGTTGACAAATGATACCAACAACCGAGTTAGCACAGCGGAGTTAAGTAATGGGATATATTTTATTGCAATTGACAATGGAGCCATTGACCAATATCAAAAACTTGTGATAGTAAAATAG
- a CDS encoding (Fe-S)-binding protein, producing MKIPMMSEMLAAGESPDILFWVGCAGSFDQRAQKVTRAMAKILTHCQIKFAVLGTEESCTGDPAKRAGNEFLFQMQAMMNIQVLNGYEVKKIVTACPHCFNTLKNEYPSLGGNYQVVHHSMLLQQLLNEGKLSIAGGNYKGKKIVFHDPCYLGRANDVYEAPREVITKLDAALHEMKRSRANGLCCGAGGAQMFKEPEPGEKDVNIERTEEALALNPNVIAVGCPFCMTMMSDGVKLKEKEEQVAVLDIAELIANAGEL from the coding sequence ATGAAAATACCAATGATGTCTGAAATGCTTGCCGCAGGCGAATCTCCTGATATTTTATTTTGGGTTGGATGTGCCGGTAGTTTTGATCAGCGGGCACAAAAAGTTACCAGGGCCATGGCAAAAATATTAACGCATTGCCAAATAAAATTTGCTGTGCTTGGCACCGAAGAAAGTTGTACTGGTGATCCAGCTAAAAGGGCAGGCAACGAGTTCTTATTTCAAATGCAAGCCATGATGAATATACAGGTACTGAATGGCTATGAGGTAAAAAAAATTGTAACCGCTTGCCCACATTGTTTTAATACGTTGAAAAATGAATACCCATCGCTGGGTGGTAATTACCAAGTTGTGCACCACAGCATGTTGCTACAACAATTGCTTAACGAAGGTAAATTGTCAATTGCAGGAGGAAATTATAAGGGAAAAAAAATAGTTTTTCACGATCCATGTTATCTTGGCCGTGCCAATGATGTATACGAAGCACCGCGCGAAGTTATTACTAAGCTTGATGCTGCCTTGCATGAGATGAAACGCAGCCGTGCGAATGGTTTATGCTGTGGGGCCGGAGGTGCGCAAATGTTTAAAGAACCTGAACCTGGAGAAAAAGATGTGAATATAGAACGCACCGAAGAAGCATTAGCACTTAATCCGAATGTGATTGCAGTTGGTTGTCCTTTTTGTATGACCATGATGAGTGACGGTGTTAAGCTTAAAGAAAAAGAAGAGCAGGTAGCTGTGCTTGATATAGCCGAGCTAATAGCCAATGCCGGAGAACTATAG